From Ictidomys tridecemlineatus isolate mIctTri1 chromosome 2, mIctTri1.hap1, whole genome shotgun sequence, the proteins below share one genomic window:
- the Mau2 gene encoding MAU2 chromatid cohesion factor homolog isoform X3, with amino-acid sequence MLLLMERKLQEVHPLLTLCGQIVENWQGNPIQKESLRVFFLVLQVTHYLDAGQVKSVKPCLKQLQQCIQTISTLHDDEILPSNPADLFHWLPKEHMCVLVYLVTVMHSMQAGYLEKAQKYTDKALMQLEKLKMLDCSPILSSFQVILLEHIIMCRLVTGHKATALQEISQVCQLCQQSPRLFSNHAAQLHTLLGLYCVSVNCMDNAEAQFTTALRLTNHQELWAFIVTNLASVYIREGNRHQEVLYSLLERINPDHSFPVSSHCLRAAAFYVRGLFSFFQGRYNEAKRFLRETLKMSNAEDLNRLTACSLVLLGHIFYVLGNHRESNNMVVPAMQLASKIPDMSVQLWSSALLRDLNKACGNAMDAHEAAQMHQNFSQQLLQDHIEACSLPEHNLITWTDGPPPVQFQAQNGPNTSLASLL; translated from the exons ATG CTGCTGCTGATGGAGCGCAAGTTGCAGGAAGTACACCCACTGCTGACCCTGTGTGGACAGATCGTGGAGAACTGGCAGGGGAACCCCATCCAGAAGGAATCACTTCGAGTCTTCTTCCTGGTGCTCCAGGTGACCCACTACCTGGATGCTGGGCAG GTGAAGAGTGTGAAGCCATGCCTGAAGCAGCTGCAGCAGTGCATCCAGACCATCTCCACACTTCATGATGATGAGATCCTGCCCAGCAACCCTGCTGACCTCTTCCACTGGCTACCCAAGGAGCACATGTGTGTGCTTGTCTACCTG GTGACAGTGATGCACTCCATGCAGGCGGGCTACCTGGAGAAGGCACAGAAGTACACAGACAAGGCCCTCATGCAGCTGGAGAAGCTCAAGA TGCTCGACTGCAGCCCCATCCTGTCCTCTTTCCAAGTGATCCTGCTGGAGCATATCATCATGTGCCGGCTCGTCACAGGCCACAAGGCTACTGCACTACAGGAG ATCTCCCAGGTCTGCCAACTGTGCCAGCAATCTCCCCGACTCTTCTCCAACCATGCAGCACAGCTACACACACTGCTG GGTTTGTACTGCGTCTCTGTCAACTGCATGGACAATGCGGAAGCACAGTTCACCACTGCCCTGCGG CTCACCAACCACCAGGAGCTGTGGGCCTTCATAGTGACCAACCTGGCGAGTGTGTATATACGGGAAGGAAATAGACACCAAGAGGTA CTGTACAGTTTATTGGAGAGGATAAATCCAGACCACAGCTTTCCTGTCAG CTCACATTGCCTCCGAGCAGCGGCTTTCTATGTGCGTGGGCTCTTCTCCTTCTTCCAGGGTCGCTACAATGAGGCCAA ACGATTTCTGCGAGAAACTCTGAAGATGTCCAATGCAGAGGATCTGAACCGACTCACAGCCTGCTCCCTTGTGCTCCTGGGCCACATCTTCTATGTGCTGGGGAACCACAGG GAGAGTAATAACATGGTGGTGCCCGCCATGCAGCTGGCCAGCAAGATCCCGGACATGTCGGTGCAGCTGTGGTCATCGGCCCTGCTGAGAG ACCTGAACAAAGCCTGCGGGAATGCCATGGATGCCCACGAAGCTGCCCAGATGCATCAGAACTTCTCACAGCAGCTGCTCCAAGACCACATCGAGGCCTGCAGCCTCCCTGAGCACAACCTCATCACG TGGACAGATGGCCCACCCCCCGTGCAGTTCCAAGCTCAGAATGGACCCAACACCAGCCTGGCCAGCCTCCTGTGA